The DNA region CACTGCTTTGTACTGCAACTCTGTAAAATCTaacaatttctaacaaaacaattgtgacatcataaagCAAATCTGACATTATGCACTGCTTCTTTTGTCACTCTGTCAGATGTaacaatttctaacaaaacaagTTTACAGAGCAATTCTGACATCATGTGATGCTTCATATGGTTAATGTAGGATCCCTCCACCTCACTGCATGTACCACAAGATTTCTTGCTTCACAtttacccccttttttttttgttaaaggacaagttcaccttcataaacataaggatagagagaatgcagcaatattagtagaacacatcagtgaaagtttgaggaaaattggacaatcgatgcaaaagttatgaattttaaaaatttttgtgttggaaccgctggatgaggagactactaaggttcgtgatgtcatatgagtacaacagtataaagaaaatgtaaagaaaattcaacatattttcacttttttcgcataataaaagagcacttgacttgcctctttctaaaggcaatgggaataatattacccatattatatgtcagtaacgagtcaagggaatgtgtacttttttcaaaagatgaaattttgtgaaattctctttatattttccttatattgttgtacgcatgtgacatcatacactgcagtagtcttctcatccagcggtgactgcacaaaaacttaaaaaattcataactttggaatggattgtccgattttcctcaaactttcaatgatgtgttctactaatattgctacattctctcaatccttgtgttaatgaaggtgaacttgtccttagatatttttgatccaaaatataaaacagatCACTCTGCTTAATTTTAAGTGGAACTGGTTAAAACTATAGACGTTAATGCTTCCAAAAGTACATTTACTTCAAGTGAGCAATGATAGAAAAGACTTGTGAAAGCTTACAAATTaatttttgtcatgattttgcatttttagctcacctgagccaaaggctcaagtgagctattgcgatcgcccttcgtccggcgtccgtcgtgcgtcgtccgtcatgcgtaaactttttacattttcatcttcttcttgaaaaccccaagaccaattttcatcaaacttggcaggtacagttgtagcatccctagggggttaggaactcaatttgttaaaacgggcaccatgccccacccagggggcccccaggggggcccaaaccccccaaaattaaggaatctgtaaaaaatcttcttctctagaaccagaagtgatagagctaagttaatactgtgagttagtacattgatgactgtagtttcaagtttgttcatggcagaatcaggggtgccccccttgggacccaggggaggggggtggggaggggttctaatggggcctaaattgtacattttcatcttcttcttaagaaccccatgacccattttcaccaaatttggcaggtagcatccctagggggttaggaactcaatttgttaaaacgggcaccatgccccacccagggggcccccagggggcccaaaccccccaaaattaaggaatctgtaaaaatcttcttctctagaaccagaagtgatagagctaagttaatactatgacttagtacattgatgactgtagtttcaagtttgttcatggcagaatcaggggtgccccccttgggacccaggggaggggagtggggaggggttctaatggggcctaaattgtacattttcatcttcttcttaagaaccccatgacccattttcaccaaacttggcaggtagcatccctagggggttaggaagtcaatttgttaaaatgggcaccatgccccacccaggggcccccaggggcccaaaccccccaaaattaaggaatctgtgaaaatcttcttctctagaaccagaagcgATAGAGCTAAATTAATACTATGActtagtacattaatgactgtagtttcaagtttgttcatggcagaatcaggggtgcccccccccccccccttgggatccaggggagggggtgaggaggggtcctaatggggcctaaattgtacatttttatcttcttgagaaccccatgacccattttcaccaaacttggcaggtagcatccctaagggattaggatctcaatttgttaaaatgggcaccatgccccacccagggggcccccaggggggcccacacccccaaaatgaaggaatctttaaaaatcttctctagaatcagaagttatagagctaagataatactatgagtgagtacattaatgactgtagtttcaagtttgttcataggagatccaggggtgcccctcctGGGGGCAGGGAGTggggggtggttgggaaggtccaaatgggagcctgaattgtacattttcatcttcttcctgaaaacctcatgatggatttttcgtcaaacttggcaagtagcatccctagggggtcaggatctcaatttatcaaaataatcACCATGCCCCACatagagggccccagggggcctcaatccccccccccccccccaaattaaggaatcttaaaagatttgggcccttattgtacattttcatcttccacttgagaatgcctggtcaaattttggtagagctgtgaataatttagattagtgactgcgtgaaaggtgaacttgcgatactcaggtgagcgctagacccgcgggtctcttgttaacCATCATCCAGGAATACACAAAATCTGTGCAAGAACATTAATTATGTACATCTTATGGGTGTAAGTGACACCttcaaaaataatgaatatactTATTGTTTAACCAGCCATTTTGTATACTTCTCTGAGAAAGCTTTGCCCACAAATAAAGTGAttctttaaaatgatttaaatTCATAGACATTGTCAATGATGTACTTTCAGTATGTatgcaaaatgtcatgaatgattgtatagaaattgaaattaatttctcaAATGTGATGTTTTTGCAGGATTTCTCAAAAACATTAGCTCTGttcttattttttgtgtgttcattttGGGTGACACCTTTTATATAGCAAACAGAatagaggtaaaaaaaaaaaaaaaatatttggttgCTTTTCATCTAGGATTTTTGTTTATTAATCCATGGTCTTTTATCAAATATTCCAAAATTGATTtaatgtaaaagtggatatttttacacaaataatttttttttttgagcttgGCAGGGTGTAATGAATTTGATGTGTTCTTATGCACAGTTATCAAAACATTAGATGGTGTTACATAtcacaagcaaaaatattaatGTGCTTTTATTCTGGAGCTAGTTTCTGGTAGCACTACGTACATGCACGAAAAATCTCTACGTTTACAGTAATAATGAATTGCACTAATGACTTAAGTTGTCCATAATTGAGAGCTGCCATTGCAGTGACATGACAATATACAGTGAATGACTGCTGTGGGAGGAACCTGCCATACAGGATGTTGCATTCAAAGCACTTGAAATGCACTTTCAATCTTCTTCTAAAGCAGCATTCAAACCCTGAAATTAGAATATTCTGGGTATCCCTAACCTCAATATTGATGACAAAAatctttttttcaacttgaatttttgcaacATGGATAACAATCCAACAACATGCACAATACAGCCTTTGTCCCTCCACTCATGCACACCGGCACACATTGCTTCTGTAAgtcacatttctctgttcacatGGCAAACTATTGGATGTTCTAGTATGAAATGCCATATATATCGTATGGATTAAAACATCTGTTTGATTTCTGCAGAACCCACATCCGCACCTAAGCCAGACCTGAACAGCAAAGTCAGCGTGTGGAAGGGAGATATCACAAAGCTAGATGTAGACGCTATTGTCAACGCTGCAAACCGCTCACTGCTTGGTGGTGGGGGAGGTAAGACATAAATTGAACAAGCACAATaattcagagagagagagagagagagatccaAAATTATGTAGATCGAGAGAGGGAGATAAATAGATATGAGACAGATAATGAattggagaaagaaagatagagagagatacaaaattgaagaggggaaagagataaaaaggtagatagagagatatagaggggaaggggaaagagagagataggtagataaagagaaaagagagagagagggagaacaAACAGAGACTGTGTAATGGATATTTATTATCTCTTCTAATTGAACAGCTCAAATATGTTTTTCTCCATGATATCACTTCAGTGTAAAAGTTGAGTTCTATTGACATAGAGCTGATGATTTTCAGTAGGCAGAGCGTGTATGACAGAATTAGAGCTGTGGAATTAAAGGTTTTGCTGTTTCCGTTGGCAGTAGCAGTGCTAAATGTGGAACCTCTTATCTCCAGTTCTACAATGTGTAGCTATGGCTAGCATCAACCGGACTTGAAAGGCACTTCCTATAGGGGACAGCTTGTCTGCAGTGTacatgcaatgaatgaatggtcCAATCTCTTGTGGTTTTGTGACATAGCATGGGAAGTCATAGTATAGTGTAGGAAAAGCTACagaaagtgtttgtttgtttcgtttacAATATAAGGAAAGTTGAGAGTAAAGGGCAAAGTCAACATTTGGACATTTCTCATAATTTCATCAAGCTTTATATGTGGATAAAATCTTGCAGGAGAGTTGACCATGTCAAGCATGATTCTCTACAAACTAGTGTAGGAAACATTGTTTTATCACTTTATTTTGTGGTGGATGCAGTCATGTCTGTTATGCATTGTGtggttacacacacacacaatacatgtGTGAtggtgatttgtttgtttgtttgtttgtttggtttttttttttttttttttttttttttggggggggggatgggcaaTTACGTCCATATCGATGGCGTTGTTAATTCAGCATACATGTGTAATGCCAAAAAGAAGTactgtatacattatgtatctaccagggaggtggattccacctccctggtatctACCAAGTCTAATTTTTCGAAGAATAGGACATAGCAACAATTGACTGTGGAGTATAATAGTGTCATCATACACCTTGTTCATGTATATCTGTTGTGTACTACATATTAGTACATTTACTATTGggcatcacattcatgtcaggatcagaacAGATGATGCATGCAGTTGCATGCATGtggaatttgtgaaaatataatttGACTAAATATATTGCTCATACagtctacattgtatttcaaaatgCCAATTTGAATTAGTTTATCAATACAGGTTATTGAAACAATCTTTACATGAAGGTGAAAGCATTTATTAACTCGTAGAATTGCCATGTGGTCTTTATAGTTCACTGTGATATTAGAGTATTCAATACatatcattatttgttgttgttctttttctgtcccTCCACTCTTGTGTAATGTCTTTTGCACCCCTTGCAGTGGATGGAGCGATCCACAGAGCTGCAGGCTCTCACTTGGTTCAGGAATGCCGGACTGTGGCCCCTTGTGACACAGGGGAAGCCAAGCTAACAGCAGGTGTGAGACAGATACCCTCTGACACAAACCCTCTCATGTAGATTAGGGGCCTCTTTTTCAGTTTCTATACTTATGTCCATTTTGACATCAAGCAGGCCAGTGAGCCTTTACAAGGAAGTGTTTAATGTACAGTCAGACCTGTCTTTGCggtcacctgtctatagcagccacctgcttATACAACTGTAGCAGCCACAGAAAAATCCCCTgcacaaatttactgtattgtATACCCTTTATATAGGGGTCACCTGCCTAATGCAGCCAGCGGTCACTCGTTTTGTATCCCGTGGTCAATATCTAACTGCGTATAGTGGCCACAAAAATTTAGCCAAACCGCTACATCAGCCACGAATATGTTGGCTTGTACATTCATTGCATGAATTCTACTGAGTCCTATCTCAGTTACAATCACACAGGCATGATTGATAAATGCAGCGCTTCAAAATAACTTAAGTCTAAGGcgaaaagaaaaattgtaatgaagtaaattatacaaaacaatatCCCCATGGTGTAGCTGCTCATGTACACTTATTTGGTgggtttcttctcttttttttaaagaataacatgcaGTATTTTATGCTAATTGTTATACAATGCAAGtagtgaaattcaaaatggccaccggCCTGTCTATattggccacctgtctatagtgaccatttttgtgatttcccttgggtggccgctttAGACCTAGGTTTGACTGTGTTATATGTAAGGTGGAAATGAAAGATTTTGGTATTGTGACAGTCAATTAGAAACATTCTGAAATTGTTATGCTGTTATTCCACTTTGAACTTGATACATGACAGTACACTATTTTACTGATGTATAGACGTGCATAATCTCACTtggaaaagtgtgtgtgtgtatgtgtgaatatgagtgtgtgttgcatatttatGAGATGCTATTTATACAACTGTAGGAGAGATTTCTGGACGAGTGAAGTTATGAAGAGTGAAGGTAATGACATCCAAagcaacataattatttactGCTGAAAATACAAGCAAAATTAGAACCCAATCACTTGCTGtgattgtctgattttattCAAACATCCATTGAGTCTTACAATGATCttggggaaaaacaacaacaacaaagaaaccaaAAATTCCTTTTGTTATTCTCCCCTTTCAAGCAGTTGGTCAGACAAGAGAAGAagtgttgtttttgtgatttgAAGCTGTAACTTCAAACAGCAAAGGGATAATTTCAATGTGGATGTCTACTTTCCTTTTTGCCATATATTTGTGCatctcatttgtgtgtgtgtgtgtgtgtgtgtgtgtgtgtgttgcttcCAATGCTTTGAAAGGGCTTGAAAACAACCACAGCtgtaaaaatgcaaaatgcCCTCTGCCTACATTCACGTGCATACatacatttcctgttttttcagTAGTGTTCAATATAATAAGCTTTTGATTTTTCATGTGATATTGTATCAAGATCAGTGTAGTGTATTACTTTGTAGGAGTAACTAAAGAGTAAAAAAGCAAAATGCCCTCTGCCAACACTCACGTGCATACatacatttcctgtttttttcaGTAGTGTTCAATATAATAAGCTTTTGATTTTTCATGTGATATTGTATCAAGATCAGTGTAGTGTATTACTTTGTAGGAGTGACTAAAGAGTGAAGTGGAGAAGCTGTTTAAATTGGTGACTTTTTATAACCTTAGGAAGAAAAGGTTTTTTAACCTATAGACACCGGTACTTGCATGATGTCGTTGTATTATCCACTTTAATGTGTCAGTGGAAATTCCATTCTGATTAAGACTTCATCCTCTTTGATGTTTAATTTAGTTACATAAGTCATTATggtctttcttttctctctcttatctcAGGTTACCTCCTGCCAGCCAGATGTAAGTATATTTGCTTGTCACACATGTATACTTGTTGGTTCAAACACCATTATGCAGACAAAAGATTATGCAAGTTTGTCTGCATGCTGTCTCGTTCTTGTTGTATTCCTAATAGATGAAATCTCTTTACAATTTGACATGCATACCTCATCAGTATGCATATACATACCTCTTCCAAACCATAACCagtgaaatttattttttttagacaAGCTGAAAACAGGCTCATGGATGTTCTTTTCAGTCTTCTGTGTTCAATGAAGCCAGTGATCATAAGATTGTTCATATTTTTAGCCTGATCCCCCAAGTTTGCTGTATTTCTGTTCATTACTAAACAGGCATTTACAATATCCCTTTTGAGAAACACAGGTTGCGAAGTCAGGAGAATTTGATGTACTTCACatgaaacatacattttttttttttttttaaagttttgtgtGAGTAGGATACCGAGCATCCCTATCTGGAATAATATGATGGTTTAGACCATGCTTCTCAACCCTTTTTAACCAGAGGCCCACTTTGGCTCCTACAAAATTTTTTGAGGCCCAGTTACATATTATATGTGTAATGGTGGAATTCAAATGCAAatctttcttattttcattttgggaAGACATCACAGTCTACCTGCAATAGCTTTGTGGCATATTGGTTGAATAGCACTGGTTTAGACCAATTTaaagaatttttttattttgtcattaaaAATAGTGAAAGGTAGCTATGCCATTACTTATGATAGACTGTGCTTaagagagcaagagagagagagatagacagataggaGAGGTAGGGGAAATTATCAGAGAAGGAATGTGGAAGGAGGGAAAAGTGCTACACAAGGAGCGGGAGAAAACAATGCAAGGGTTCTTCTAATATATTCGTTGCCAACATCACCTGTAGATGTATTGCACACTGTTGGCCCCATCGTCAATGGCCCAACAGCCAGCGCCAACCATCGGGAGAGCCTGACCAGCTGCTATGTCACGTGTCTGCAGCGCATCTTGGAGCACAACAAGTCCAACCGCGCCAAGCTGGAGGCCAGGAAAAAGAAGGAAGTGAAAGACAAGAGCAGTGGTGGGGGAGAGGACGCTGGCCGAGGAGACTCGTCGGCAAACGGCAAACCTGCCGTGGAGGAGGATCGTGGTGGGAGTGACATCCTGAGATTACTGAGGCATGACCTGGAGGTGATGGAACCACTGATTCGGTCTGTGGCCTTCCCCTGTATATCGACAGGAGTGTATGGTGAGTCTGCCATCTCAGCTCAGTCCAGCACTTGTTGACATTGTTTTATGGGTTTCTTACTATTATGGTCTACCATGACAACTTTTATGTTTAGCATATATGTACGCAACAGATACATACTTATAGGTGAAGCTGCACTTGATGTTTTATATGATCTGCAATGAATAGTTCATTCTTTAGCCTTTCTACTGGAACGCTGTGAGgtaatttcaaagaaaatagaaGGGATTGCGATGGAATTCCAACTCAGTTGTACCCACATGCAAAGTGCCTTTGTGGTAGTCCTTAGAAAGAGCAAGCTCACTTGTTTTTCATATGTGCACAGTGTAACTGTAAAAGATTGGAGAGTTGTTTTGATGTAAACGCTGACAGGTGTAGTTCTTGTCATTTATctaatattttttattcattgttattagtatttttgtttgtctctgTATGTGTGGCTAGGATACCCTCAAGAGGATGCATGCCAGGTAGCCCTGAGTGTGATCAGAGAATGGCTGGAAGACAATCCCAATGAGGTGAGTGTATGAgtcatcaaacacacacacacacacacacaaacacgaacACGAACACAAGACATAGCAGCACTTTGTGTGAAACAATGTAAGATGATGTTCATTATCAAGCTAtctgaagaagaaatgaatcatgatataaaCAGTACTTACTTTCAGACCCTTACTTCACCCCTAGATTTAATTGATAAGCAGTTTTTCCACCTGTTCTTGTGATGATAAATACAGCATGAATATTCTTCAGATTTATTGTTTGATTGCTTTGCGGTAGTCATGAGAATCTAAACATGAAAGTGAAATTGTTGATGCTCAGGCTTACCAAACCATTCAAAGGCATGCTTTGATGAGTTGGAAAATGCTATATGATCTTTTACGTTTGCAAGCAATTATTTTGATCTATTCTAATGGCTGTTCTGTCATGCTCTTCACTCTTATAGCTGGACAGAGTTGTGTTCTGTGTCTTTCTGGAGAGGGACTTAAAAATCTACGAGAGACTGCTGCCCTCTTTCTTCCCTCTAGAAGGTGAGTATGTCTCTATCACTCCAGTGGTTCTTAGACCCTGTCATCCAGATTTCTCTCATGGAAACATTCATGCTTCCACACCATGGGGTCCTAGGGGATGTTGTTGGTAGGATGTTCCTGCTATTTGAAATTTTACTTCCCATTTCTGCCGTGTCTTGTCTTGAGCATGATCtatttgaattttctcaaactttcttcGTGGATGAAATTTGACAGGTTAATCATCCTTATACAAATAGTTTACAGTCACGAGTGCAATGATACAAGATTttgcacgaggtgaaagatagaggcacTCTGTTCAAGGGGGCAAAGGCGAGTTTAATAGTGTGCCTCATCTTTCACTGAgtgtgaaatcttgttccattgcatgagtaaagaccatacagtATTTGTTTAATACAACACCTCAAACATCAGCAGATttggtccacacagattcttgaatttagcacagaaatggcgaCCGTTTTCCTTGAAAGGGGACTGAGTAGTACAGTCACAGTCAGCTGTGTACACGTACTTATGTGTTGGTTGAAATTGTTCACAAACTGAGTGACAATATACAGGTTTGTAAGTGcacttgtaattgttgagtgcacGCGGCAAATGCtcgtttattgtgacatcatagccatacaatggaacaaaaacttcCAAGTCCAATCATGAGTTTCACACTTGAGTCAGTGAAAATTGATGAAGTCAGCCATgcgctatccatttttgctcaaacaaaattgcacggctgacaGAGACATTGTGTTATGGTACTTTTAACTGCATGTCACATGATGAGTAGTCAACCAATTagatagctacattctttttaggtgttgtataatttgGTTTAAAGCATGAAAGTGTGAGGttaaatgtcatttcattgCTTCTGTCATATCTGAACTGAGAGTAGACTGCATTTGTCATTAGAGCACTTGTAAAGTATGTAAGGTTAATGTAAGGGTAATTTGTTTTAAGGTTGTTTCTTGTCAGGTGAGATGGTATGATTGAAGCTACCGTTAACcctattttatgtgtgtgtgtgtgtactgtaaaGCTGTtatttgcgagggtttaatttttgtgaatttcacgaaTCACATTTTGATCGCTAATTTTAACAACACATAAAAATGTCGCCATGCGCTATGGTAGTAGTGCATTTACGATAGCGTTGGTGTcgattcgtgaaaataacatctcgtgaaaatgtctGACCTCATACACGAAATATCTGCATGCAAAAACAACAGCTGATACGGGTTATGTGTGTGTAACAGTGCCAGCAGTGTCAAGATAATGCCAGAAATATTTGACGAAGTCAATGAACAAAATCATTATGTTGGTAAAGTGATAGAATATTACACATGCAAGTCAAACGTGAGAAGTGAAAAGTGACTATTAGCCACTTGTTGAGTGGGGAAGTCATAGGTAGTTACAGGTCATTCAGATACATTAGATCCAGGAGGACCTGGATAGCAACAGGTGGAGGTCTCTTTCTATCAGATCATGACAGTACATAGTGGACAGTTAGTCAGCATTGTGTCTGCCTTACAAGCAAAGAGGTCAAAGATTCAAGGCCTAGGGATACTAACAGAGCAATGCAGTGTGGTATCAAGATAATCCATCTATATAGTAGTAAAGAGGCAAAGCAGACTCTCCCATTGATTGGGCATAGAGAGGAGGTCCCCCACCATGATAGATTTCTCATCACTTCTAATAAGAGAGTATGGTGGAAACATGCagtaaaaccagacatttttgtgtgtatgaaacttgcacaaatttcacaaggaGCAAAGAAtggtgaaagtaaaatgcacgcaaaagtgtTCGTCTGCGAAATGCATTGAATGCGAGtagcaatttgcaaaagttttatgCCGTGAAAAAGACCATCCACTCCAAgtcatgcaagtttcatgcagcaaatgtttttggtttttacaCTTAGTGAAGTGGTTCATCCCACACACCCGTTGGCAAAACAGACTGACCCTTTGTGGTTCACCCCAGATGACTTACAATGGTTAGTGAGCAGACTCACCCACACAATTTGTGCCATGTTTAAAGAATAAAGATGATGGCACACATCTCAAGTTAGGTTTTGTCATATCTttatcttctctctctctc from Diadema setosum chromosome 1, eeDiaSeto1, whole genome shotgun sequence includes:
- the LOC140233430 gene encoding LOW QUALITY PROTEIN: ADP-ribose glycohydrolase MACROD1-like (The sequence of the model RefSeq protein was modified relative to this genomic sequence to represent the inferred CDS: inserted 2 bases in 1 codon), producing the protein MYRSCTRWIVHSINHCSSRRLXRLLYRSHFNHTRVTATGLSSALFTTTRHHSSILFHIEQSVGRASIMEDFQPPPLRSVHTIEPVMGSLASVRKSRAIFLAKTLEEKAEDAKWYRQDVIDLTEVPTWPEYAEGLDSPVAKKPTSAPKPDLNSKVSVWKGDITKLDVDAIVNAANRSLLGGGGVDGAIHRAAGSHLVQECRTVAPCDTGEAKLTAGYLLPARYVLHTVGPIVNGPTASANHRESLTSCYVTCLQRILEHNKSNRAKLEARKKKEVKDKSSGGGEDAGRGDSSANGKPAVEEDRGGSDILRLLRHDLEVMEPLIRSVAFPCISTGVYGYPQEDACQVALSVIREWLEDNPNELDRVVFCVFLERDLKIYERLLPSFFPLEGMSLASRNEDDDET